The DNA sequence CGAGCGGCGGAGTGATCTCCGGGTACGCGAGCGAGGCGGGCCGGCTGAAGGCCGAACCCTCCGGACGTCGGTCCTCCGGTTCCGCCACGCCCTCGGGGACGGCGAACTCCGACGTCGGATGCTCGTCCTCCGGGGGCGCCGGCAAGGGCACCCCGAGGGGCGGGGTGAACGCGCTGCGCGCCTCGTCGCTCTGCGGTTTGCGGTCCTCGCCCGGATCCGGTGGGCCGCCGCCCCGCTGCTGATCAGCCACCACGCGCTCCTCTACGCCTCCTGCCCAGGTCAACCATGCCCGATCAGGAGTACGAGTGCCCAGTGGGGGTGGGGAGACGCGTGTGAGGTCCGGCGGGGGCGTGGGTGAGCGACCCCTCAGGGGATGGACGGCCGGGTGGGCAGGCAGGAGGACGGCCGGGGACGCGGCGGGGCGTACGTCAGCGGCGCGCGTGCCGGCCGCGGGGGCCGCGGTTCGGGTCCTGCGGGTCGTGCTCGTCCTGCGGGGGCCGGGTGCCCTGCCCGTCCTGTGAGGGCTGGGAGTACGCGGAGTACCGGGGGTCCTCCGTGTACTGCGGCTGCGGCGGCTGATGCGGCTGCGGCTGCCGGCTGTGGAGAGGCTGCTGGGCGGCCTGGGGGTACGGGGCGGCCGGGGAGTACGCGGGGTTCGGGAGGTGCTGCGGGTTCTGCGGGTTCTGCGGGGCCGGCGGCATCTGCGCGGTCGGCGCGTAGGAGTACTGCCCGGCCTGCGGAGCCTGCGGGTGCTGTGCGGGCTGGGGGTGCTGTGCGGGCTGGGGGTACTGGCCCGGCTGGTGCGGGCCCGGCTGCGGGTACGGAGCGGCCTGCGGGGGCTGGGCACCCTGCGGCCCGCGTACGTCACGAACACCGTCCGGCGCCGGCCCCGGCTGCTGCTTCCCCGACCGCCCCTGCTTCCGCGCGGCCTGCTGTCCCTGCTCGGGCTGCCGCAGCGGATACGGCTGCACGTCCTGGTAGTGCGGCGGCACCTGGGTGTACTGGCGGGGCGGCTGGGGCCCGCTGGGCACCCCGTCGGCGTCGGGCGCCGGCCCGGCCGCGCGGGACTTGGACCGGGCGCGCAGCAGCTCGATCGCGACCGGCACGACCGACACCAGCACGATCGCGACCAGCATCGCCTCGATGTTGGTCCGCACGAACTCGATCTTGCCGAGCACCGCGCCCAGCAGCGTCACACCGGCGCCCCACAGGGTGCCGCCGATGATGTTGAAGATCAGGAAGGAGCGGTAGTTCATCCGGCTCACGCCGGCGATGATCGGCGTGAAGGTGCGGATGATCGGCACGAACCGGGCCAGGACCAGGGACTTCGGTCCGTACTTCTCGAAGAAGTCGTGGGCCTTCTCGACGTTCTCCTGCTTGAAGAGCCTGGAGTCCGGGCGCCGGAAGAGGGCGGGGCCCACCTTGCGTCCGAAGAGGTAGCCCGCCTGGTCGCCGAGGACCGCCGCCAGCACGACCATGGCGCACACCGCCCACAGCGGGTAGTCGTTCAGCTTGCCCGTGGTCACCAGCAGACCCGTGGTGAAGAGGAGCGAGTCGCCCGGGAGGAAGAAGCCGATCAGCAGGCCGGACTCGGCGAAGACGATCGCCAGCACACCGAGCAGGCCGAACTGGCCGATCAGGTAGTCCGCGTCCAGCCACTGGGGGCCGAGCGCGAGTGTGGTCACGGGGGTCACGGTGACAGGCTCCTGGGTCGAGGGCGCAGGCTCGTGCGAGGCCCGGGCACAGGCGGGGGGAGAAGGCGTGCCGTTCAACGGTAGCAACGCGGCCGGGAACCCCCCGGTTCCAGTCGCACCGCCCGCACTCCCCCCGCTCGCCCCTCCAGGCCCGCGCCCCCGCCTGTCGCCGCGCTTCGCCCGGTCGGGGCAACCCCGTGCCGCCGGGGTGCGTCCCGCTCGTCAGGCGGAAGAATCTCCGTACAGACCGAACGGACGAAGGTGGCAGGGATGGGCATCGACGAGTATGGCGGCGGTCAGCACGAGCAGGCCGATGTGCTCGTGGTCACGACGAACGACGTGCCCGGGTACCGGGTCGAGCGCGTGATCGGCGAGGTCTTCGGCCTCACGGTGCGTTCCCGGCACGTCGGCAGCCAGATCGGCGCCGGCCTGAAGTCGCTGATCGGCGGCGAGCTCAAGGGGCTCACCAAGACCCTGGTCCAGACCCGCAACCAGGCGATGGAGCGCCTGGTCGAGCAGGCCAGGGCCCGGGGCGCCAACGCGGTCCTGATGTTCCGCTTCGACGTCACCGAGGCGGCGGACGTCGGCACGGAGGTGTGCGCGTACGGCACGGCGGTGGTGATCGCTCCGCATTCGTGACGGGCCCCGGCCCCGCCCCGCGGCGGACCGCGTAGCGGGGCGGAGACCCGTGTGATGAGGAAAAACGGTCCAGCGCCACCCGCACGGGTGGCGCTACGGTCGGAGGCGGGAGCGACGCGCCGAGCACCCGCCACGATCTCCGCCATGGGAGCAGTGATGGCCTCAGGAGCCAGCCGACAGGACGAGCAGGCCACACCCGAGAACTGGATGTACCCGCCGGCCGACGGTTGGACGTACGACCAGGTGAAGGAGCTGGTCCTGCCGTTCGACTGGGAGCTACTGGGCGGGAAGATCGTGGTACGAGGGGCGGCGAAGTGGTGGCACAACACGGTGCGGGACGAGCTGTATTACCGCCTGCGGGGCGACAAGCCGGCCGGCTTGATGGTCAACAGTGAGCAGTCGATCCTCATCGACCGGAAGAACGCGCCGAAGCCGGACATCGTCGTCTTCGACAGGACCGGCCTCGACATCGCCACGGTGGACTGCATCCCGGCGGAGAAAGTCGTACTCGCCGTGGAAGTGGTGTCACCGGGCTCCGCTTCGGAGGACCGTCTGTACAAGCCCGCTGTGTACAGCGGCGCGGGCATCGGCTCCTACTGGCGCGTGGAACGTGACGAGGACGAGGCGCCGGTGCTGTACGAGTTCTGGAAGCACCGCGAGGTGGACTGTTACATTCCCCGGCCCGACCAGGCCATTCACGTCGGCACCCTCAAGACCGACCAGCCTTTCCCCGTCGAGATCGATCTCCGCTCGCTGATCGACTTCTGAGCTCCCGGCGCGGCCCGGTCTCACGCGCCCTCCTCCGGGGACGTAGTGACCCCCTCCCACGGGTCGCCCTCGCCCGCCATCACGTACGCGCCCGCCTCCAGGCGTTCGATCAGGCCGCGGGCCCACTCCTCCCCCGTCGCCACCGTGTGCAGCCAGAGGTCCCGGACCTCGCCGAGGTGGCCCTGGTCGTGGGCGCCGGCGGGCGGTGGCCAGTGGTGGCGGATCTCCGTGCGCCAGGATTCCAGCGCGGCCACGCGCTGCCGGAGCAGGGTGATCGCCTCGGCGCGCGGGAGGTCGACGAGGAAGCCCACCGCGGCCGTCAGGTGGTCGATCTTCCGGTCGTGGTCGGACAGGGCCTGCCGCAGCAGCCGGAGGTACTCGGCCTCGCCCGCGGCCGTCAGCTCGTACTCGGTGCGCGGCGGGCCGCCGGCCTCGCTCGGGGCGGTGTCGTGCGCGGTGAGCAGGCCCTGGCCGGCCATGGCCTTGAGCGCGTGGTAGATCGAGCCCGGTTTCGCCTGGGACCACTCGTGCGCTCCCCAGAACTCCAGGGAGGAGCGCACCTGGTAGCCATGGGCGCGGCCGTGCCGCCGGACCGCCCCCAGCACCAGCAGCCGGATCGCCGACATACCTCCCCGCCCCTCTCCCACCGTCTCCGCCGGATCTGCCGTCCCAGGTTAGGCGGCGTGCCGCAGAGCGGGCGGGCGCGGGTCAGGGCCGGCCGGCGGCCTCGGCCAAGGTGTGCGCGACGAGCGCGTTGGCGTGGCCGTGGCCCAGGCCGTGCTCGGTCTTGAGCCAGGACACCAACTCCATGTGTCTCTCCAGGGGAGCGGAGCGGATGAGCTCCTTCCACTCCGCCACGGGGCGGCCGTACTTCTTCTCGATCGAGGGGAAATAGCTCACGGGACCCTTCACTGCTTCGGTCATGGCGTGAGCATCCCACCCGCCACTGACAACGGCCGGGGCGCGCGCCTCCCGTGAGCGCCCCGGCCGCTTCCGCGCGCGTCAGTCCGTCTGGCGCCGCTCCGCGTCGACCAGCTCGAACGCGGTCTTGCCGTCGATCGACTCGCGGATGATGTCCGCGTGCCCGGCGTGCCGGCCGATCTCCTCGACCAGGTGCACCAGGAACCACCGCATCGACACCTGGGTGTCCTTGGGGAACCAGGGGGCCGGCGGCAGCGCGAAGGTCGCCTCCAGGGAGGGCAGGGCGCGGACGAACCGCTCCACCTCGGCGGCCTGCTCCTCCCAGGCGGCGAGGAGCGCGGAGACGGTCTCGCTCTCGTCCGGGTGCCAGGCGGCCTCGAAGCGCTTCGCCGCCTCGTCGGCGTCGATGTCGGGGCTCGTGCCGCTCGCGAGCTCCAGCCAGCCTCGTTCCGCATGCATGACGTGCTTGAGCAGGCCGATCAGGGACATCTCACTGGCGCTGGGGCGGGAGCGCGCCTGCTCCTCCGTCAGACCGAGGAGCGCCCGGCGGACGCCGCCGCGCTGGGCGTCCACGAAGGCCAGCAAAGTGCCCCGCTCGTCACTGGCGTCCTTCTCGATCACAAGAGTAGGCATAGGACTCCACCGATCCTTCCATCGCTTCCTGTTGACGGCTCAACAGTAGGGCGCCAGTAGGTCATCTCCTGACCTACTGGGGCGGCGGGACCCTCAGAACGGAAAAGTGCTGCGCCCGTGCTGCACGGAGATCCACTTCGTCGTCGTGAACGCGTCCACCATGGCGTCCCCGTTGAGCCGCCCGAGGCCCGAGTGCTTCTCACCGCCGAACGGCACGATCGCCTCGTCGTGCACGGTGCCGTCGTTGACGTGGATCATGCCGGTCTCCACCCGCTGGGCGAAGCGGACGCCGCGTTCGACGTCCCCCGTGTGGACGGCGCCGCTCAGTCCGTAGGGGGTGGCGTTGGCGATCCGCAGGGCCTCTTCCTCACCGGAGAACGGAATGATCAGCGCGACGGGCCCGAAGATCTCCTGGCGGAGGACCGGGGAGTCCTCGGGGAGGTCGGTGAGGACGCTCGGCTCGACCAGGGTGCCCACCGTGCGGCCCCGGACGAGGGCGGTGGCGCCGTCCGCGACGGTCTGGTCCACGAGGGACGTGATCGCCTCCGCCTGACCCGAGTTGATCAGGGGACCGATGTGCGTGGCGGGGTCGGAGGGGTCGCCGACCTTGAGGGACTTCACTCTCGCCACGAACTTCTCGGTGAACTCGTCCAGCACCGAACGGTCCACCAGCACCCGGTTGGCGGCCATGCAGACCTGCCCCTGGTGGATGAACCGGCTGAAGACCGCCGCGTCCACCGCGTAGTCCACGTCCGCGTCGTCGAGGACGACCAGCGCGCTGTTGCCGCCCAGTTCGAGCACCACCCGCTTGAAGTGCGAGGCGGCGACGGTCGCCACGTGCCGGCCGACCTTGTCGGAGCCGGTGAACGACAGCACCTTGGGCACCGGGTGTTCGATCAGCGCGTCCCCGATCTCCGCGATATCGGTGACCAGGACGTTCAGCACGCCAGGCGGCAGCCCCGCGTCCTCCAGCACCTTGGCGAGCAGGCCGCCGCCGCAGACGGGCGTGTTCTGGTGCGGCTTGAGCACCACCGCGTTGCCGAGCGCCAGGGCGGGCGCCACGGACTTCAGCGACAGCAGGAACGGGAAGTTGAACGGGCTGATCACACCGACGACCCCGACCGGCAGCCGGTAGAGCCGGTTCTCTCGGGTGTCGTCCGGCGAGGGCAGGATGCGGCCTTCCGGGCGCAGGGCGATCTGCAGCGCGTCCCGGAGGAACTCCCGCGCCAGGTGCAGCTCGAAGCCGGCCTTCAGCGCCGTCCCGCCGCACTCCGCCATGATCACCGAGGCCAGTTCGTCCTCGTGGTCGTCGATGATCCGCAGCGCGCGCTCGAAGACCAGCCGCCGGGTGTACGGGTTGGTCCTCCCCCACGCCACCTGGGCGCGCTCGGCCGCCCGGTACGCCTCGTCGACCTCGTCCACGCCGGCCACCGTGATGGAGGCGAGCTTCTCCCCGTCGTACGGGTTGAAGTCGACGATGTCCCACGAGCCCGTACCGGGCCGCCAGCGGCCGTCGATGTACTGGTACGCGAGGTCCTTGAACGCGGAGGAGTACGACATCCGTCATCCCTGTCTGCCGGAGCCCGACCGTCCGGCCGGGCTGGTTCAGACTTGCTGATTGGCCGTCATCGTACTGACGAGCTAGGGGAGTTGGAGTAACCGGCGCATGAGGTCGCGCGTTCCCGACGGGGACAGGCTGTCCGCGCGCAGCCGCCCCATGACGCGCTCGTACTGGGCGACCTCATCCGGCTTGTCCAGGTAGAGCGCGCCCGTGAGGTGCTCCAGGTACACCACGTCGGGCAGGTCCGACTCGGGGAAGCGGAGCACGGTGAACGCCCCGCTCTCGCCAGCGTGACCACCGTGCCGGAAGGGCATCACCTGGAGGGTCACATTGGGCTGTTCGGAGAGGTCGATGAGGTGCTGGAGCTGCCCGCGCATCACGTCCGCGTCGCCGTAGGGGCGGTGCAGCGCGGCCTCGTCGAGGACGGCGTGGAAGTGCGGCGCCCGCTCGGAGAACAGCAGCTTCTGCCGCTCCATGCGCAGCGACACCCGGCGTTCGACCTCGGCGGGGTCGGCCGTGGGCTGGCCCCGGACGACGACGGCGTGCGCGTAGCCCTCGGTCTGGAGCAGGCCGTGGACGAACTGCACCTCGTAGATCCCGATGTGCGAGGCGGCGCCCTCCAGGCCGACGTAGGTCTGGAACCAGCTCGGCAGCACATCGCCGTAGCTGTGCCACCAGCCGGCGACGTTGGCCTCCCTGGCCAGGCCGAGCAGCGCCTCGCGCTCGCTCTCCCGGGTGATGCCGTAGAGGGTGAGCAGGTCCTCCACGTCCCGCGTCTTGAAGCTCACCCTGCCGAGCTCCATGCGGCTGATCTTCGACTCGGACGCGCGGATCGAGTACCCGGCCGCCTCGCGGGTGATCCCCCGGGACTCGCGCAACTTCCTCAGCTGGGAGCCGAGGAGTATGCGGCGTACCACGGAACCGCTCGACTCGCTCGTGGTCATCTCGTCGACCCTTCCTTCCGGTCTGGTCCGGCCTGTCCGTCCGCCGTCGCGCTCACCCTTCCGAGGGTGACCCCCGCTCCCCCTCGGCGCCGAAGTCTGCCACCCCCGGGCATCGTTGTGTGCACATCCGGTTACGGATACCGGCCAACGACGGGTGCGCTACGGCGAGGGGCGTAGGAATAA is a window from the Streptomyces mobaraensis genome containing:
- a CDS encoding DUF4287 domain-containing protein, translating into MTEAVKGPVSYFPSIEKKYGRPVAEWKELIRSAPLERHMELVSWLKTEHGLGHGHANALVAHTLAEAAGRP
- a CDS encoding PadR family transcriptional regulator, with amino-acid sequence MSAIRLLVLGAVRRHGRAHGYQVRSSLEFWGAHEWSQAKPGSIYHALKAMAGQGLLTAHDTAPSEAGGPPRTEYELTAAGEAEYLRLLRQALSDHDRKIDHLTAAVGFLVDLPRAEAITLLRQRVAALESWRTEIRHHWPPPAGAHDQGHLGEVRDLWLHTVATGEEWARGLIERLEAGAYVMAGEGDPWEGVTTSPEEGA
- a CDS encoding YbjQ family protein, with amino-acid sequence MGIDEYGGGQHEQADVLVVTTNDVPGYRVERVIGEVFGLTVRSRHVGSQIGAGLKSLIGGELKGLTKTLVQTRNQAMERLVEQARARGANAVLMFRFDVTEAADVGTEVCAYGTAVVIAPHS
- a CDS encoding Uma2 family endonuclease yields the protein MGAVMASGASRQDEQATPENWMYPPADGWTYDQVKELVLPFDWELLGGKIVVRGAAKWWHNTVRDELYYRLRGDKPAGLMVNSEQSILIDRKNAPKPDIVVFDRTGLDIATVDCIPAEKVVLAVEVVSPGSASEDRLYKPAVYSGAGIGSYWRVERDEDEAPVLYEFWKHREVDCYIPRPDQAIHVGTLKTDQPFPVEIDLRSLIDF
- a CDS encoding DinB family protein, encoding MPTLVIEKDASDERGTLLAFVDAQRGGVRRALLGLTEEQARSRPSASEMSLIGLLKHVMHAERGWLELASGTSPDIDADEAAKRFEAAWHPDESETVSALLAAWEEQAAEVERFVRALPSLEATFALPPAPWFPKDTQVSMRWFLVHLVEEIGRHAGHADIIRESIDGKTAFELVDAERRQTD
- a CDS encoding helix-turn-helix domain-containing protein; translation: MTTSESSGSVVRRILLGSQLRKLRESRGITREAAGYSIRASESKISRMELGRVSFKTRDVEDLLTLYGITRESEREALLGLAREANVAGWWHSYGDVLPSWFQTYVGLEGAASHIGIYEVQFVHGLLQTEGYAHAVVVRGQPTADPAEVERRVSLRMERQKLLFSERAPHFHAVLDEAALHRPYGDADVMRGQLQHLIDLSEQPNVTLQVMPFRHGGHAGESGAFTVLRFPESDLPDVVYLEHLTGALYLDKPDEVAQYERVMGRLRADSLSPSGTRDLMRRLLQLP
- a CDS encoding aldehyde dehydrogenase family protein; its protein translation is MSYSSAFKDLAYQYIDGRWRPGTGSWDIVDFNPYDGEKLASITVAGVDEVDEAYRAAERAQVAWGRTNPYTRRLVFERALRIIDDHEDELASVIMAECGGTALKAGFELHLAREFLRDALQIALRPEGRILPSPDDTRENRLYRLPVGVVGVISPFNFPFLLSLKSVAPALALGNAVVLKPHQNTPVCGGGLLAKVLEDAGLPPGVLNVLVTDIAEIGDALIEHPVPKVLSFTGSDKVGRHVATVAASHFKRVVLELGGNSALVVLDDADVDYAVDAAVFSRFIHQGQVCMAANRVLVDRSVLDEFTEKFVARVKSLKVGDPSDPATHIGPLINSGQAEAITSLVDQTVADGATALVRGRTVGTLVEPSVLTDLPEDSPVLRQEIFGPVALIIPFSGEEEALRIANATPYGLSGAVHTGDVERGVRFAQRVETGMIHVNDGTVHDEAIVPFGGEKHSGLGRLNGDAMVDAFTTTKWISVQHGRSTFPF
- a CDS encoding DedA family protein translates to MTTLALGPQWLDADYLIGQFGLLGVLAIVFAESGLLIGFFLPGDSLLFTTGLLVTTGKLNDYPLWAVCAMVVLAAVLGDQAGYLFGRKVGPALFRRPDSRLFKQENVEKAHDFFEKYGPKSLVLARFVPIIRTFTPIIAGVSRMNYRSFLIFNIIGGTLWGAGVTLLGAVLGKIEFVRTNIEAMLVAIVLVSVVPVAIELLRARSKSRAAGPAPDADGVPSGPQPPRQYTQVPPHYQDVQPYPLRQPEQGQQAARKQGRSGKQQPGPAPDGVRDVRGPQGAQPPQAAPYPQPGPHQPGQYPQPAQHPQPAQHPQAPQAGQYSYAPTAQMPPAPQNPQNPQHLPNPAYSPAAPYPQAAQQPLHSRQPQPHQPPQPQYTEDPRYSAYSQPSQDGQGTRPPQDEHDPQDPNRGPRGRHARR